Proteins encoded within one genomic window of Couchioplanes caeruleus:
- a CDS encoding polyamine ABC transporter substrate-binding protein — protein sequence MSPQHLSDPALRGLTRRRFGRRDALTMSGLAALGTALSACGVKGRGTRGAPAPSAVAGFWAGRTGTGTVRFANWPLYMDPAHPELKAFTAETGIRVDYQEVIAEMAPWFARVQPQLAAGQDIGFDLMVISNGIQFRQFVDSGFLAPLDHARLPNFAANAAPAYREEAFDRGNVYTIPWTSGMTGIAYDPKKVTRPITSLADLWDPAFRGRVGMLADPQELGNAGMLALGVDPVRSTPDDWRRAAARLQEQKSAGIVRNYYDQSYIDALGKGEVWITQAWSGDIFQKNLSDGTDLKFVVPKEGGTLWTDNLAIPVTARNPVDALTLMDFFYRVDIAASLARYIAYVCPVPAARERIEKDAAAASGDKRAELRSVAQSPLVFPSAGDYAKLHYFRDFATAAEQQEYQRIFEPIVLG from the coding sequence ATGAGCCCGCAGCACCTCAGCGACCCCGCCCTCCGCGGCCTGACGCGGCGGCGGTTCGGCCGCCGCGACGCCCTGACGATGTCCGGCCTCGCGGCGCTGGGAACGGCCCTGTCCGCCTGCGGGGTGAAGGGCCGGGGCACGCGCGGCGCGCCTGCACCCAGCGCGGTGGCCGGCTTCTGGGCCGGACGCACCGGCACGGGCACGGTGCGCTTCGCCAACTGGCCGCTCTACATGGACCCGGCCCACCCGGAGCTCAAGGCGTTCACGGCCGAGACCGGCATCCGGGTGGACTACCAGGAGGTCATCGCGGAGATGGCACCCTGGTTCGCCCGGGTGCAGCCGCAGCTCGCGGCCGGGCAGGACATCGGCTTCGACCTGATGGTCATCTCCAACGGCATCCAGTTCCGGCAGTTCGTGGACTCCGGCTTCCTGGCCCCGCTCGACCACGCCAGGCTGCCGAACTTCGCCGCGAACGCCGCACCGGCCTACCGGGAGGAGGCGTTCGACCGCGGCAACGTCTACACCATCCCGTGGACCTCCGGCATGACCGGCATCGCGTACGACCCGAAGAAGGTCACCCGCCCCATCACCTCGCTCGCCGACCTGTGGGACCCGGCGTTCCGCGGCCGCGTCGGGATGCTCGCCGACCCCCAGGAACTGGGCAACGCCGGCATGCTCGCGTTGGGCGTCGACCCGGTACGGTCCACGCCGGACGACTGGCGCCGCGCCGCCGCCCGGCTCCAGGAGCAGAAGAGCGCCGGCATCGTGCGCAACTACTACGACCAGAGCTACATCGACGCGCTCGGCAAGGGCGAGGTGTGGATCACCCAGGCGTGGTCCGGCGACATCTTCCAGAAGAACCTCTCCGACGGTACGGATCTCAAGTTCGTGGTCCCGAAGGAGGGCGGCACGCTCTGGACGGACAACCTCGCCATCCCGGTCACCGCGCGCAACCCGGTCGACGCACTCACCCTGATGGACTTCTTCTACCGGGTGGACATCGCCGCCTCGCTGGCCCGGTACATCGCCTACGTGTGCCCCGTGCCGGCCGCGCGGGAGCGGATCGAGAAGGACGCGGCGGCGGCGAGCGGCGACAAGCGCGCGGAGCTGCGGTCGGTGGCGCAGAGCCCGCTGGTGTTCCCGTCCGCGGGCGACTATGCCAAGCTGCACTACTTCCGCGACTTCGCCACCGCCGCGGAACAGCAGGAGTACCAGCGCATCTTCGAACCGATCGTACTCGGCTGA
- a CDS encoding ABC transporter permease: MRRALTPYLLVLPGGLWLLLFFVVPAATMLSLSLQEGDVVNGYVFTGHWQTYADAIVTYRTQFLRSLTYGAITTLVLVGVAFPVAYWIAVHGGRRKPAYLLLLLSPYFVSFVLRTISWRQLLTDEGVLLGPLKSAGLLSAQFHVLGTPVAVIGGLVYTFLPFMVLPVYVALERIDPRVVEAARDLYAGPAAAFRRVVLPLALPGVFAGVLMTFVPASSDYVTSAVLGGPSTTMIGQVIQAQYLSSSNYPAASALSATLMAVLLGGLFAYARALGTADVLTVAAR; the protein is encoded by the coding sequence GTGCGCCGCGCGCTGACGCCGTACCTGCTGGTCCTGCCCGGCGGGCTCTGGCTCCTGCTGTTCTTCGTCGTGCCGGCCGCGACGATGCTGTCGCTGTCGCTGCAGGAGGGCGACGTCGTGAACGGCTACGTCTTCACCGGGCACTGGCAGACGTACGCCGACGCGATCGTCACCTACCGCACCCAGTTCCTCCGGTCCCTGACCTACGGCGCGATCACCACGCTCGTGCTGGTCGGGGTGGCGTTCCCGGTCGCGTACTGGATCGCCGTGCACGGTGGGCGGCGCAAACCCGCGTACCTGCTCCTGCTGCTGTCGCCCTACTTCGTGTCGTTCGTGCTGCGGACGATCTCGTGGCGGCAGCTTCTCACCGACGAGGGCGTCCTGCTCGGCCCGCTGAAGAGCGCCGGGCTGCTCAGCGCCCAGTTCCACGTCCTCGGCACCCCGGTCGCGGTGATCGGCGGGCTGGTCTACACCTTCCTGCCGTTCATGGTCCTGCCCGTGTACGTGGCGCTGGAGCGCATCGACCCGCGCGTCGTCGAGGCGGCCCGCGACCTGTACGCCGGCCCGGCCGCCGCCTTCCGCAGGGTGGTCCTCCCGCTGGCGCTGCCCGGCGTCTTCGCGGGGGTGCTCATGACGTTCGTGCCGGCCAGCTCGGACTACGTGACCTCGGCGGTGCTGGGCGGCCCGTCCACGACGATGATCGGCCAGGTCATCCAGGCCCAGTACCTTTCCAGCTCCAACTATCCGGCCGCGTCCGCGCTGTCCGCCACGCTGATGGCGGTGCTGCTGGGCGGGTTGTTCGCGTACGCGCGGGCGCTGGGCACCGCGGACGTGCTGACGGTGGCGGCGCGATGA
- a CDS encoding helix-turn-helix transcriptional regulator, whose protein sequence is MHTLESVARAMSALPPATPAEFGAELSRQVARLIPHDGYQLRGLDPGTGVGCLVVSEGGYRAAAARRLEINECGGRDLHSLAALTGGDRRAGILGTGAIEERHSVRLHDIMAAEGFGSELRVALIHAGVTRGTLTLLRGRGSRPFSAAEAGHAERLSAPLAVGLKRFVAGRRPRPPGGGLAPGVVVVEADDTVRASAGGRAWLSRLLPPPPAEAGDDALFANLWSLVYAARRAGGEALTRIPAGGGWLAMQAQPFEAAGPGAVVITIQPASADLLLPAFASWHDITPAERAVLDQVRRGLPAKQIATRLLLSPHTVNDHLKSIYRKTGVTGRDELLAAWA, encoded by the coding sequence ATGCACACCCTCGAGTCCGTCGCCCGAGCGATGTCGGCGCTGCCGCCGGCGACGCCCGCCGAGTTCGGCGCCGAGCTATCCCGCCAGGTCGCCCGCCTGATCCCGCACGACGGCTATCAGCTCCGCGGGCTGGATCCCGGCACCGGGGTCGGTTGCCTCGTCGTCAGCGAGGGCGGCTACCGCGCCGCCGCCGCCCGGCGGCTCGAGATCAACGAGTGCGGCGGCCGGGACCTGCACTCGCTGGCCGCCCTGACCGGCGGCGACCGTCGCGCCGGGATCCTGGGCACCGGCGCGATCGAGGAGCGCCACAGCGTTCGCCTGCACGACATCATGGCCGCGGAGGGCTTCGGCAGCGAGCTGCGTGTCGCCCTGATCCACGCCGGCGTCACCCGGGGCACCCTCACCCTGCTCCGGGGGCGGGGGAGCCGGCCGTTCTCCGCCGCCGAGGCCGGCCACGCCGAGCGGCTGTCCGCGCCGCTGGCGGTGGGATTGAAGCGGTTCGTCGCCGGTCGGCGACCGCGCCCGCCCGGCGGTGGCCTCGCCCCGGGTGTGGTCGTCGTGGAGGCCGACGACACCGTCCGGGCCTCGGCCGGCGGGCGTGCCTGGCTGAGCCGGTTGCTGCCGCCGCCGCCCGCGGAGGCCGGCGACGACGCTCTCTTCGCCAACCTGTGGAGCCTCGTCTACGCCGCGCGGCGTGCCGGCGGCGAGGCCCTGACCCGCATCCCCGCCGGCGGGGGATGGCTCGCCATGCAGGCCCAGCCCTTCGAGGCCGCGGGCCCCGGCGCCGTGGTGATCACGATCCAGCCCGCCTCCGCGGACCTGCTGCTGCCGGCCTTCGCGTCCTGGCACGACATCACCCCGGCCGAACGCGCGGTGCTCGACCAGGTCCGCCGGGGACTGCCCGCCAAGCAGATCGCCACCCGCCTGCTGCTGTCGCCGCACACGGTCAACGACCACCTGAAGTCGATCTACCGCAAGACCGGCGTCACCGGCCGGGACGAGCTGCTCGCCGCCTGGGCGTAG
- a CDS encoding ABC transporter substrate-binding protein, protein MRNRLGLALTATVLAGLGLAGCGASSSGDDPAAGGQTREIVHAMGTTKVPVAPTRVVVLDTDKIDTALTLGVTPVGAARAGELTGWPTYIGADATKDIKELGTLQEPNLEAIQALRPDLILGSKFRQEKYYDELAKIAPTVFTENVGKPWKENFLLDGKALGKEELAKEKLAAYEARAKAVGAKIGNPGTAKVSIVRFMPTEIRIYGPESFAGIVVGDTGLGRPERQLLTGKQDRRFDKVSPERVSEVDGTVIFVAAYGPKAAEQQTAVTAGPLWKNLGAVKAGKAHVVPDETWMTGIGVTAAGKILDDLEKHLAA, encoded by the coding sequence ATGCGTAACCGACTTGGACTGGCGCTCACCGCCACCGTTCTGGCCGGCCTCGGCCTGGCCGGCTGCGGCGCGTCATCCTCCGGCGATGACCCTGCAGCCGGCGGGCAGACCCGCGAGATTGTCCACGCCATGGGCACCACCAAGGTGCCCGTGGCACCCACCCGGGTGGTCGTGCTCGACACCGACAAGATCGACACCGCGCTGACGCTCGGCGTCACCCCGGTCGGCGCGGCCCGCGCCGGCGAGCTGACCGGCTGGCCCACCTACATCGGCGCCGACGCCACCAAGGACATCAAGGAGCTCGGCACGCTGCAGGAGCCCAACCTGGAGGCCATCCAGGCACTGCGACCCGATCTCATCCTGGGCTCCAAGTTCCGCCAGGAGAAGTACTACGACGAACTGGCGAAAATCGCCCCGACGGTGTTCACCGAGAACGTGGGCAAGCCGTGGAAGGAGAACTTCCTGCTCGACGGCAAGGCGCTGGGCAAGGAAGAGCTGGCCAAGGAGAAGCTGGCCGCGTACGAGGCGCGGGCCAAGGCCGTCGGCGCGAAGATCGGCAACCCGGGCACGGCGAAGGTCTCGATCGTGCGGTTCATGCCCACCGAGATCCGCATCTACGGCCCGGAGTCGTTCGCCGGCATCGTCGTTGGCGACACCGGGCTGGGCCGCCCCGAGCGACAGCTGCTGACCGGCAAGCAGGACCGCCGCTTCGACAAGGTGAGCCCGGAACGGGTCTCCGAAGTCGACGGCACCGTCATCTTCGTCGCGGCCTACGGACCCAAGGCCGCCGAACAGCAGACCGCCGTGACCGCCGGGCCGCTCTGGAAGAACCTCGGCGCCGTCAAGGCCGGCAAGGCACACGTCGTTCCGGACGAGACCTGGATGACGGGCATCGGCGTCACCGCCGCCGGCAAGATCCTCGACGACCTCGAGAAGCATCTCGCCGCCTGA
- a CDS encoding ABC transporter permease — protein sequence MTGRGGGRVLRAYSLLVIAWLTLPVLVMVLFSVNDTRGRYNQSWNGFTLAWYGRIFERDELTRALVTSLLIALATMLVAGALGTGIGYALGRYRFRGSGVLDLVMFAAVACPDLVMGASLLTLFVSLGAGLGAVTIACAHVMFAISFVAVVVRARVLTLDRSLEEAAADLGAGRWTTFRRITLPLLAPAVSSGMLLAFALSLDDFVVAGFTAGTTTTFPLWIWGATRAGLPPQVNVMGTLLYLTGVLLAVSTAIRARPRRR from the coding sequence ATGACGGGGCGCGGGGGCGGACGGGTGCTGCGGGCGTACAGCTTGCTGGTCATCGCCTGGCTCACCCTGCCGGTGCTGGTCATGGTGCTGTTCAGCGTCAACGACACCCGGGGCCGCTACAACCAGAGCTGGAACGGCTTCACCCTCGCCTGGTACGGCCGGATCTTCGAGCGCGACGAGCTGACCCGGGCGCTGGTCACCTCGCTGCTCATCGCGCTCGCGACGATGCTGGTCGCGGGCGCCCTGGGCACCGGGATCGGCTACGCCCTGGGCCGCTACCGGTTCCGCGGCTCCGGCGTGCTCGACCTGGTCATGTTCGCCGCCGTCGCCTGCCCCGATCTGGTCATGGGCGCCTCGCTGCTCACCCTCTTCGTCTCGCTGGGCGCCGGCCTGGGCGCCGTGACGATCGCGTGCGCGCACGTCATGTTCGCGATCTCGTTCGTCGCGGTGGTCGTCCGGGCGCGGGTGCTGACCCTGGACCGCTCGCTCGAGGAGGCCGCCGCGGACCTGGGCGCGGGCCGGTGGACGACCTTCCGGCGAATCACCCTCCCGCTCCTCGCGCCGGCGGTCTCGTCCGGCATGCTGCTGGCCTTCGCGCTGAGCCTCGACGACTTCGTGGTCGCCGGCTTCACCGCGGGCACCACCACCACGTTCCCCCTGTGGATCTGGGGCGCCACGCGGGCCGGCCTGCCGCCGCAGGTGAACGTCATGGGCACGCTGCTCTACCTGACCGGTGTCCTGCTCGCGGTGAGCACCGCCATCCGCGCCCGGCCCCGCCGGCGCTAG
- a CDS encoding FecCD family ABC transporter permease has translation MGSRARRMSVILVALALLALAVLASLALGSKPIPVGDVLSALRDGDGGEHATIVRGMRVPRTLVGLEVGAALALAGVAMQALTRNPLADPRILGVSAGAAAGVVTAIAVFGITTLTGYVWFGLVGAAVAGVLVYAVTGRAGVSPVNVALAGAAVDASLGALIYGLLAVDARTFDEYRFWAVGALAGRTPDMAAQVLPFVMAGLLLAVVAARGLDALALGDDVARGLGFRVGRVRLAAAGAAVLLTGAAVAVAGPIAFVGLAVPHLARGLVGADHRWVVAVSVLLGPALVLAADVVGRVITPPGEVPTGVVTALVGAPLLVVLVHRARAVSA, from the coding sequence ATGGGCAGCCGGGCACGCCGGATGAGCGTGATCCTCGTCGCGCTGGCGCTGCTGGCTCTCGCCGTGCTCGCCAGCCTCGCGCTGGGCAGTAAGCCCATCCCGGTGGGCGACGTGCTGAGCGCGCTGCGGGACGGCGACGGCGGCGAGCACGCGACGATCGTCCGCGGCATGCGGGTCCCGCGTACCCTCGTCGGCCTGGAGGTCGGGGCGGCGCTGGCTCTGGCCGGGGTCGCCATGCAGGCGCTGACCCGCAATCCGCTCGCCGACCCGCGGATCCTGGGGGTGAGCGCGGGCGCGGCGGCCGGCGTGGTGACGGCGATCGCCGTCTTCGGGATCACCACCTTGACCGGGTATGTCTGGTTCGGCCTCGTCGGTGCGGCCGTGGCCGGCGTCCTGGTGTACGCGGTCACCGGCCGCGCGGGGGTCAGCCCGGTCAACGTGGCGCTGGCCGGCGCAGCCGTCGACGCCTCCCTCGGTGCGCTGATCTACGGCCTGCTCGCCGTCGACGCCCGCACGTTCGATGAGTACCGGTTCTGGGCGGTCGGGGCTCTCGCCGGCCGCACCCCGGACATGGCGGCCCAGGTGCTGCCGTTCGTCATGGCCGGCCTGCTGCTGGCCGTCGTCGCCGCGCGGGGCCTGGACGCCCTCGCCCTGGGCGATGACGTCGCCCGCGGCCTGGGCTTTCGGGTCGGCCGGGTGCGCCTGGCCGCCGCCGGCGCCGCGGTGCTCCTGACCGGCGCCGCGGTCGCGGTGGCCGGGCCGATCGCGTTCGTCGGCCTGGCCGTGCCGCACCTGGCCCGCGGCCTGGTCGGCGCCGATCACCGCTGGGTGGTCGCGGTGAGTGTGCTGCTCGGCCCGGCGCTGGTGCTCGCCGCCGACGTGGTGGGCCGGGTGATCACACCGCCCGGCGAGGTGCCTACCGGCGTGGTCACCGCGCTGGTCGGCGCGCCGCTGCTGGTTGTCCTGGTTCACCGCGCCCGGGCGGTGAGCGCGTGA
- a CDS encoding ABC transporter ATP-binding protein, protein MDDKAAIELAGVHKDFPSHGETVRAVRPTDLTVGRGEFFSLLGPSGCGKTTTMRMIAGFEQPTGGTVYLDGHDVTGVPPHRRDVNMVFQSYALFPHLDTYRNVAFGLEQRRTGRDEIRRRVGEMLEIVSLTGLEKRSPRELSGGQQQRVALARALVNRPRALLLDEPLGALDLQLRQQMQLELKRIQREVGITFVYVTHDQGEALTMSDRIAVMRSGRLEQLGTPREIYERPATRFVAGFIGTTNLLDGHAAGVADGTAVLTYGPGDRVLVPVPAGVREGDKLEVSVRPEKIDLSREEPTTAAGSVLSGLVTDVVYRGTSTSYTVTTAAGTDLVVFRQNAHSAEELAGPGDRVFLTWSPQNSYPIGVR, encoded by the coding sequence ATGGACGACAAGGCCGCGATCGAGCTCGCCGGCGTACACAAGGACTTCCCATCGCACGGCGAGACAGTGCGGGCGGTGCGCCCCACCGACCTCACCGTCGGCCGCGGCGAGTTCTTCTCGCTGCTCGGACCCTCGGGCTGCGGCAAGACCACCACGATGCGGATGATCGCCGGGTTCGAGCAGCCCACCGGCGGCACGGTGTACCTCGACGGCCACGACGTCACCGGGGTGCCGCCGCACCGGCGCGACGTCAACATGGTGTTCCAGTCGTACGCGCTCTTCCCGCACCTGGACACGTACCGGAACGTGGCCTTCGGGCTGGAGCAGCGCAGGACCGGCCGGGACGAGATCCGCCGCCGGGTCGGCGAGATGCTGGAGATCGTCTCGCTGACCGGCCTGGAGAAGCGCTCCCCGCGAGAGCTCTCCGGAGGCCAGCAGCAGCGGGTCGCCCTGGCCCGGGCCCTGGTCAACCGGCCGCGGGCGCTGCTGCTCGACGAGCCGCTGGGCGCCCTCGACCTCCAGCTCCGCCAGCAGATGCAGCTCGAGCTCAAACGCATCCAGCGCGAGGTCGGCATCACCTTCGTCTACGTCACCCACGACCAGGGCGAGGCCCTGACCATGTCCGACCGCATCGCGGTCATGCGCTCCGGGCGCCTGGAACAGCTCGGCACGCCCCGGGAGATCTACGAACGCCCGGCGACCCGGTTCGTCGCCGGGTTCATCGGGACCACCAACCTGCTCGACGGCCACGCCGCCGGCGTCGCCGACGGGACCGCGGTGCTGACCTACGGCCCCGGCGACCGGGTCCTCGTGCCGGTGCCGGCCGGCGTACGGGAGGGCGACAAGCTGGAGGTCTCCGTACGTCCCGAGAAGATCGACCTCAGCCGCGAGGAACCCACCACGGCCGCGGGCAGCGTCCTGAGCGGCCTCGTCACCGACGTCGTCTACCGCGGCACCTCGACCAGCTACACCGTGACCACGGCCGCCGGCACCGACCTGGTGGTCTTCCGCCAGAACGCGCACTCCGCCGAGGAGCTGGCCGGCCCCGGCGACCGCGTCTTCCTCACCTGGAGCCCGCAGAACTCCTACCCGATCGGAGTCCGATGA
- a CDS encoding amidase: MEFHEYARYDAIGLRGLMSTGEVKPAEVEDTARRALEAANAEVNGLALPLFSPALGHAADGPFTGVPFLLKDSGPMAAGIPFALGSRSIRHAAARHDSDLMRRFRAAGLVTLGLTTVPEMLISFATESVRYGTTRNPWAPDRGAGGSSGGAAALVAAGAVPMAHANDGAGSIRVPASCCALVGLKPSRGRVPCGPDLGEPMFGMAYEFALTRSVRDTAHLLDAVQGPGVGDKYTAPPPRRPYADELGADPGRLRVAVTTRAWSGVPVDPRVAAETERTARLLERMGHEVIEASPAVDWDAGVLALRAELTAIAAMFLRGPRPPDPELLEAVSRQALAETRGLGALDLLARLDAQNRVSRTVGAFFTDHDLLVTPTLAQLPAPHGTLRYDDPGHTVASWLDSLLAYGPFTSVFNVSGQPAVSLPLGHSAEGLPVGVQLVAGYGREDLLIRVAARLEEAEPWQGRTPPGSVGRQT, from the coding sequence ATGGAATTTCACGAGTACGCCCGGTACGACGCGATCGGTCTGCGCGGTCTCATGTCCACCGGGGAGGTGAAGCCGGCCGAGGTCGAGGACACCGCCCGGCGGGCCCTGGAAGCCGCCAACGCCGAGGTGAACGGCCTGGCGCTGCCGCTGTTCTCGCCCGCGCTCGGCCACGCCGCGGACGGGCCGTTCACCGGCGTGCCGTTTCTGCTCAAGGACAGCGGCCCGATGGCGGCCGGAATCCCGTTCGCGCTGGGCAGCCGCAGCATCCGGCACGCGGCGGCCCGCCACGACAGCGACCTGATGCGCCGGTTCCGGGCCGCCGGCCTGGTCACCCTCGGGCTGACCACGGTCCCCGAGATGCTGATCAGCTTCGCCACCGAGTCGGTCCGGTACGGAACGACCCGCAACCCGTGGGCGCCGGACCGGGGCGCCGGCGGCTCCAGCGGCGGCGCGGCGGCCCTCGTGGCGGCGGGGGCGGTGCCCATGGCGCACGCCAACGACGGCGCCGGTTCCATCCGGGTGCCCGCCTCCTGCTGCGCTCTGGTCGGCCTCAAGCCGAGCCGCGGCCGGGTCCCGTGCGGTCCCGACCTCGGCGAGCCGATGTTCGGGATGGCGTACGAGTTCGCGCTCACCCGCAGCGTCCGCGACACCGCACACCTTCTCGACGCGGTACAGGGCCCGGGCGTCGGCGACAAGTACACCGCGCCGCCGCCGCGCCGGCCCTACGCCGACGAACTGGGCGCCGACCCGGGACGGCTGCGGGTCGCGGTGACCACGCGGGCCTGGTCGGGCGTACCGGTGGACCCCCGGGTGGCGGCGGAGACCGAACGGACCGCCCGGCTGCTGGAGCGGATGGGGCACGAGGTGATCGAGGCGAGCCCGGCGGTGGACTGGGACGCCGGGGTGCTGGCCCTGCGGGCGGAGCTGACCGCCATCGCCGCGATGTTCCTCAGGGGACCACGCCCGCCGGATCCCGAGCTGCTGGAGGCGGTCTCGCGGCAGGCCCTCGCGGAGACCCGGGGCCTCGGCGCGCTGGACCTGCTGGCCCGGCTGGACGCACAGAACAGGGTGAGCAGGACGGTCGGCGCGTTCTTCACCGACCACGACCTGCTGGTGACGCCCACGCTGGCGCAGCTTCCCGCGCCGCACGGCACCCTGCGCTACGACGACCCCGGGCACACGGTCGCGAGCTGGCTCGACTCGCTGCTCGCGTACGGGCCGTTCACGTCCGTATTCAACGTCAGCGGTCAGCCGGCCGTGAGCCTGCCGCTCGGGCACAGCGCCGAGGGGCTGCCCGTCGGGGTCCAGCTCGTGGCGGGCTACGGCCGCGAGGATCTGCTGATCCGGGTCGCCGCGCGGCTCGAGGAGGCCGAGCCCTGGCAGGGCCGGACACCGCCCGGCTCCGTCGGTCGCCAGACCTAG
- a CDS encoding FecCD family ABC transporter permease: MTAPGGSACREAGRDLRAGLPGRPALRIGEASALVHRRGVAVTVALAAVLAAAVVASLSLGEVTVGPVQVLRAVFLGGTPEDLLVNELRLPRTALAAAAGAAFGLGGALIQSVSRNPLASPDVIGVTQGAGLAATYALTTGVAAAAVAPAALAGGLAAAALVFAIGARHGLAAHRFVLSGVAVAFALRALIEIIIVSADPIDGQRAQIWLIGSLNGRGWTEAAAVAGTLLLTGPALLWAARALHTTALDDDTARGLGARPVARRLGLGVTGVLLAAAATAQVGAVDFVALVAPQVARRLAGTDRPPLLGAALVGAVLVVLADLVGRRLLAPTQLPAGVLTAAIGGPYLVFLLVRGRRRGSV; encoded by the coding sequence GTGACCGCGCCCGGCGGATCGGCTTGCCGGGAGGCCGGCCGGGACCTGCGCGCCGGGCTGCCCGGGCGGCCGGCGCTGCGGATCGGCGAGGCCTCGGCCCTGGTGCACCGACGCGGCGTCGCGGTGACGGTGGCGCTGGCCGCCGTTCTCGCCGCCGCGGTCGTGGCCAGCCTCAGCCTCGGCGAGGTGACCGTCGGCCCGGTGCAGGTGCTGCGTGCGGTGTTCCTCGGCGGCACACCCGAGGATCTCCTGGTCAACGAGCTGCGCCTGCCGCGCACCGCGCTGGCGGCGGCGGCCGGCGCAGCGTTCGGGCTGGGTGGCGCGCTCATCCAGAGCGTCAGCCGCAACCCGCTGGCCAGCCCGGACGTCATCGGAGTCACCCAGGGCGCCGGGCTGGCCGCCACCTACGCCCTCACCACCGGCGTAGCGGCGGCCGCCGTGGCCCCGGCCGCGCTGGCCGGTGGGCTGGCCGCCGCCGCACTGGTGTTCGCGATCGGGGCCAGGCACGGCCTGGCCGCGCATCGCTTCGTACTCTCCGGTGTCGCGGTCGCCTTCGCACTGCGCGCTCTGATCGAGATCATCATCGTCTCCGCCGACCCGATCGACGGGCAACGGGCGCAGATCTGGCTGATCGGTTCCCTCAACGGGCGCGGCTGGACCGAGGCCGCCGCCGTCGCCGGCACGCTGCTGCTGACCGGCCCGGCCCTGCTGTGGGCCGCCCGCGCGCTGCACACCACCGCGCTCGACGATGACACCGCCCGCGGGCTCGGTGCCCGACCGGTCGCCCGGCGCCTCGGCCTCGGCGTCACCGGCGTGCTCCTCGCTGCAGCCGCCACCGCGCAGGTCGGCGCGGTCGACTTCGTCGCGCTCGTCGCCCCGCAGGTGGCCCGCCGGCTCGCCGGCACCGACCGCCCGCCGCTGCTCGGCGCCGCCCTCGTCGGGGCCGTGCTGGTGGTGCTCGCCGACCTCGTCGGTCGCCGCCTGCTCGCTCCGACACAGCTGCCGGCCGGCGTGCTGACCGCCGCCATCGGCGGACCGTACCTCGTGTTCCTGCTCGTTCGAGGCCGCCGCCGGGGGAGCGTATGA
- a CDS encoding ABC transporter ATP-binding protein has protein sequence MRPHVTLTAQNVTVGYAERTVLAGLSVQIPPADFTVIIGPNACGKSTLLRTLARLLRPRAGAVLIDGVALHTVPPRELARRLGVLPQSPLVPEGVTVADLVARGRSPHQRWWRQWSTGDADAVAAALRDADIAELADRPVEALSGGQRQRVWIAMALAQQTDLLLLDEPTTFLDLAHQVEVLDLLRRLNRADGRTVVAVLHDLNQAARYADHVIAMRAGAIVAAGRPADVITAELVRDVFGLDCVVVPCPVTGAPLVIPGKPATEKR, from the coding sequence ATGAGACCGCACGTCACGCTGACCGCTCAGAACGTCACGGTCGGGTACGCCGAGCGCACCGTCCTGGCCGGGCTGTCGGTGCAGATCCCGCCGGCCGACTTCACCGTGATCATCGGACCCAACGCGTGCGGCAAGTCCACCCTGCTGCGTACCCTGGCCCGGTTGCTGCGACCCCGCGCCGGCGCGGTGCTCATCGACGGCGTCGCGCTGCACACCGTGCCTCCGCGGGAGCTGGCCCGCCGGTTGGGCGTCCTGCCGCAGAGCCCGCTGGTCCCCGAGGGCGTCACCGTCGCCGATCTGGTCGCGCGCGGCCGCTCACCGCACCAGCGGTGGTGGCGGCAGTGGTCGACCGGGGACGCCGACGCGGTGGCCGCCGCCCTTCGCGACGCCGACATCGCCGAACTCGCCGACCGACCGGTCGAGGCGCTGTCCGGCGGGCAGCGCCAACGGGTCTGGATCGCGATGGCGCTGGCCCAGCAGACCGACCTGCTGCTGCTCGACGAGCCCACCACCTTCCTGGACCTGGCGCACCAGGTCGAGGTGCTGGACCTGCTGCGCCGGCTCAACCGGGCCGACGGGCGCACCGTGGTGGCGGTGCTGCACGACCTGAACCAGGCCGCCCGGTACGCCGACCACGTCATCGCCATGCGCGCCGGCGCGATCGTCGCCGCCGGCCGACCCGCCGACGTCATCACCGCCGAGCTGGTGCGCGACGTCTTCGGCCTCGACTGCGTGGTCGTGCCCTGCCCGGTCACCGGCGCCCCCCTGGTCATTCCCGGCAAACCCGCAACCGAGAAAAGGTGA